The Triticum aestivum cultivar Chinese Spring chromosome 6D, IWGSC CS RefSeq v2.1, whole genome shotgun sequence genomic sequence TGCACCCTTTTTGGTTGAATTTGAGAGTCACCGCAGCAGCAAATACCGCTAGTTCATTTTGAGACAATGCATGGCATTACAGTTTGGACGTCAAAACAGCTGGTAGTCGTCGTACACGTATAAACGGACATAATTCCTGTAATCGAAACCATTGTCCTATGCAGCTCGGCAAGCAAAATCAAGGTGACTTCACTCGGCTTCTGTAAGTGAATTGGTGCTTGTAGCTTGTAGTTATGCTTGGTTTCCCTTAATGAAAATCAGAGGACACTTTCATGGAATGGTGGGACAAGGCTCGGAAGTCCTTTCATGGTAAGCTCAAGAGAGGGTTTGACTCGTTTGTCATCTTGACCGCGTGGCATCTACGGAAGCAAAGAAACGCAACAGTGTTCAACAAGATCGATCAAGCGCGCACGGACACTAACCTTGTCCAGCTCATCCATGAGGAGATGAAGCTTTGGAAGAAGGCGGGTATAGGAGTTGAGGGCTTAGATATATTTGTGAGAGAGTAATCTTTTGTGTCTTCTTTCGGAGTTGGAGTTCTGTGTATCCCGTCTTAGCACGGGTTCTTGTAAAACATTCTTTCTTCCTTCTATAAAAATACGGTACGCTTTTGGCGTACTCTCGAAAGAAAATCAGAAGGGAAATCCCTTCTTTTCTTTAAAACAGGTGAGTTCACTCGTGCAAGGACGAGAACCGCCTTCAGGAGTGTTAGAGCATCGACAACTGGCCTCCTCGAATCCTTCCTTAAACGTCTACAGAAGTGTCGGATCACTGATCGGacgggaaaaaaaggaaaaaagtgaTTTAATCGGACCTCTCTATCATTTTTATACATTCGGGCTATCCACGGGCCCTCGTACCGAGACCAAAATGTTAGGTAGTACATGAGGGCTCGCGGGCGCCTGGTCTGTTCACCACATAGGACGCGAACTAGCCCGGTCCACTTTTTTTCTTTATactattctttcttttcttttcactCTCTTCATCTCATCAATCACATGCAAATGGTCGAACGAGAAAATATAAGTATGTCCACATGAACGGACAAATAGGAACGTGTCCGCGGGGGCAGATTTGCTAAGTCCATTTGCAGATGCTCTTACCGCTGTGCAAGTGACAAAGCGTTAGTACTACGGTGTACGGGAGAGGTAGATCGGACAGGGGTACCCATCGGACAGTGGGCGCCACTGGAACGTGGTGCCACCGAGTGCGAGTAGTAGAGCATGTGCCATCACTCAATGCGCGCCACCGTCGCTTGTCTGCTTCCTTCCGTCCACTCAACAACCATATAATTTGCTTGCAAGAATCCATTGTTATCTTTCTTCTAACAAAAAGTCAGAAACGCATCCATACAAAGCTCATTTTTTTCTCTCTGGAGAGAACATGCATGTGATGTGAGTGACACCTAAGACAAAATGTCAACAGATCAACCAAAAGATTAACTATTGGCACGCACACCACCCTTTTCCTCCCACTTTCTTCACATTTCTTCTAAACAAGTAAAGGTGGCAAAAATGAATGTAcacgaagaaaagaaaagaaaaaatggcaCAGGTTTATGTAAGGTAAGATGGGATGAACAAGAAGAACAATTGATTGTACTGTAGCAAAGGAAGAAATTAATCAATGAAATCTCGGCTCGGAGGTGTACTGCTAGTGCTACAAACACTGAATCATCAATTCATCATAGGTCGCGTCCGCACTCGCCGGGGAATCCCTTGGGGAACCTCCAGCCGTCGGCGCAGTAGTTGTAGGAGAGGCAGTTGCGCTCGGCCCAGGCGACGGTCTTGAGCTCCTCCTCGCCGAGCTCGCGGTGCATCCAGGCGTCGCTGCCGGCGGGGCAGGCCGTCTTGTTGGTGGCCTTGTCGTGGACGCAGCCGTTGGCGTGGTAGGCCTTGTAGGGGACGACGAAGGGGTGGTGGCGCCAGTGGATCTTGACGGTGCCGTGCTGCGTCGCCCAGTAGCTGCCGTCCCACAGCGTGGCGTGCACCGTCATGGGCCGGCTCGACGGGAAGGGCAGGCCGTCGTACTTCTTGAAGGTGCGCACGGGCACGCCGTCGACCTCGAAGATGATGTTCTTGGGGTTCCAGGTGATCTTGTAGGTGTGGAAGTCGGCGGAGGGGTCGAACCAGAGGTAGAACTGGTGCTCCTTCTTGCCGTCGCCGCTGGCCCAGACGTTGGTGTTCATCACGTAGGGGTCGCCGCTGGAGTTGCCCATGAACTCGATGTCGATCTCGTCGTGGGTCGCGCTCTCGCCGGAGGTCAGCTGCATCCATCCATTCCATTTTCCATTTTCCATTTTATTTAGCAAGGAGAACAAATAGATCCAGCACAGCTCGAGATGAAAGTGAAAAGAAGAAAAGGATCACGTACGTAGAAGGAGGTGACAGTGCCGGCGGAGTTGCCGTCGACGAGCTTCATCTTGACCTCGAACTCGCCGAAGAGGTACTTGGCCTTGGATTTGAAGCCGGAGCCGGACTCCTGGTCGAGCTCCAGTGAGAACTCCTGCCCCTTGTCCTTGCCGTCGTCCCGGTACCCGATGTGGTCGCGGTCGCCGATCGCCTCGAACTGGTCGTCGAAGTCGGCCTTCGCCGCCAGGACGCTCGCGGCGAGGAGGGCCAGCACGGCGAGGAGGGCCGACGACCTAGCCGCCATggtcgctgctgctgctactctgcAACTCTGCTGTGCGAGCTGGTACAGAGGGTGTCAGTGTGCTGTTCCCCTTTTAGGCCGAAGCTTTCTTGCTTAGATGCTCTTGGCTGGGCGGAGCTGGTGGTGAACTGGCGGTGGGGCGGCGTCACGACAGCGTCTTCTATAATGCGGCCGGCGCGCGCACATGGTTCGTgtcggctggctggctggctgggcccGGACGGTCCATTTATGTTTTGGAATCACGCCATGCAGCTGGAGCTGGCCGTTATACTTATCGCCACCGGTGCGGCGGTGCGTACACTAGACTACTAGACTACACTCGGTGCGCTACGTCGCTGGCCACGAACCCAGCGTCTCATGCCTGATGCCTCTGTTGTGCTTCCAAGGGAAGGGACCAGACCGAGGCCAAGGACTCTGCTCCGCGACAGCATCTCCACAGCTAGCCTAGCAATGAATCGGATACCACCAAAAAGTAAAACGGAAAGCTTTTttcaacaacaaaagaaaaaaaacgtcCCCCATGACAAATCAAACTTTTTTATGACAATTTTAGTTGACACGGGGGTGTCAAGCTTAGTTGCCAAGCAAAAAAACAGAAGGACAAATTCGCCATGCTTACTAGTTGAACCTGTCATCCTTGCATCAACTAAAGTTGTCGTAAAAACCTTCGATTTGCTATGGGCCTAATCGGAACGTTCAGGATTTATCTTTTTCAGAAAAGGCGTCAACAACTGACATAAAATAATCGTTGTAAGGAGGAGATCGGTTGATCCTATTTGACGCATAGGTCAATGGATAGGGAGGTACTAACATGTAAACCTGTCATTGCGCGTAATAACGATTCGGCCGGTCAACTAGCAAGAACCCTTCCTGATTTGATTTAATTTGGTTTATTCGTTTTCGCTGGGAACATTTTCATAGAAGTGAGGAACTTTTATTTCCAAACACATTTTTCCAGAGTATGAGTACTTTCCAAAAATATGAACATTCTTTTAAGTAGGATGACATTTAAAAAAAAATAGGCCAACATTTTTCAAAATATATGATTTCAAAGAGTTTTGCATGAGAACATATTAACTTCTATTAACACTTTTGAAAAAATAATATTCATCACGTGTTTAGAAAATGATCCATGTGTATTGATTTCTTTCATCAGGTATCAAGAAAATGTTTAGCACGTACTTTCAACATCTATTGTAGGTGTAAATAATTATATTTAtgaaattaaattaaaaacagAAAAGGAAGCCCAAAAGAAAAAAGACAGAAATGAAAAataaagggaaaaacaaaaaataaGAATCAAAAATAAAAGGAGAAGGAAAACTGGGAAAGAAAAGTAGATGAACTGAAATTGGAGCACTAGCGAAAACGGAATGGACGCCCAAATTAGGCCGGCTCAGTTGCTAAGCCCACGTGGGTTTGCGCTGCTATTAGAGCAACTCAAAGTACTCGCCTAAAAAACATTCAGTAAAGTCATTCTATAGGGTGTCTGTATAATTTACTGGAGTTTGTGTAAACTTTTCTAGTTTCTGTAAATATCTTGCTGTAaaatcttttatttttttattagacTAGACCTAGGGCCTGCAAGTCAGTGTCACATTTCAATAAGTTTTTACAAAATCCCGTAAAATGTTTCCAGGTTTATGGGAGCTGTTAGAGGCCTTTTATTGTCCCAACTTTCCTTAAACGATAGTTTGTTAGGGACACAAGggctattggagttgctcttagacgCAACAAGCAATCCTAAAGGAAACATAAGACGGAGGGGGTGTGAAATCAAATAGAAAATCGAGATCAGTAATTAAGGGGTACACTTTGCAAAAGCCACTGCCACATTCTCCAAGTGGCACACTTTGCATGTGCTTTATTTGTCGCAACTTGAGAGTTTTTTTCTCGTAGATCGTTtcattcaaaacgttttatctcttaaattgtGCGCCAAAAATCGAaccattttcaccgttggatttctcgctTGAGATTTTCAAAATAGGATCTCATATTAATAGGTTTTGACGAAAATTTTCACTAAAGGATGAAAAAAACATGCTAAAAGCACGATTTTATTTTCAACTTTTTTCCGTTTTCTTTGCAAAAGCCACTGCCACCTTCTCTCGCGGAGGCAAATCTCTGcttctcgtggaagaaaaaaagaTGAGTTTTTTTTGCCTCTTGCGAAAGCAAATCTATGACTccaatgaaagaaagaaaaaaaatgtgttttctcttttCCGGGAGACATAGTTGTGCCTCTCATGGAACCAATCTATGCCTCCCgtgaaaaaaacacgtttttttctctCGCAGAAGCAAATGTGTGTCTCCCGGTTTAAAAAGTATATAATTTTTCCTTTTCTGAGAGGCACAATC encodes the following:
- the LOC123146280 gene encoding xyloglucan endotransglycosylase/hydrolase protein 8, which gives rise to MAARSSALLAVLALLAASVLAAKADFDDQFEAIGDRDHIGYRDDGKDKGQEFSLELDQESGSGFKSKAKYLFGEFEVKMKLVDGNSAGTVTSFYLTSGESATHDEIDIEFMGNSSGDPYVMNTNVWASGDGKKEHQFYLWFDPSADFHTYKITWNPKNIIFEVDGVPVRTFKKYDGLPFPSSRPMTVHATLWDGSYWATQHGTVKIHWRHHPFVVPYKAYHANGCVHDKATNKTACPAGSDAWMHRELGEEELKTVAWAERNCLSYNYCADGWRFPKGFPGECGRDL